One region of Pagrus major chromosome 7, Pma_NU_1.0 genomic DNA includes:
- the LOC141000054 gene encoding transcription factor HES-5-like, whose protein sequence is MAPCSTNYSSVHHIRISERDNIKLRKPVVEKMRRDRINSCIQQLKMILEKEFHRQEPNSKLEKADILEMTVSFLWQQLQPGLRHSTDYNQGYSHCWRDSVTPQQEKQLDQAQRARNSSTVCSTLRPTTLQDNSSSKGPVWRPW, encoded by the exons ATGGCTCCCTGCTCCACCAACTACTCTTCTGTTCACCACATCAGGATCTCTGAGAGAGACAACATCAAA TTGAGAAAACCCGTTGTGGAGAAAATGCGCAGAGATCGCATCAACAGCTGCATCCAGCAGCTCAAGATGATCCTGGAGAAGGAGTTCCACAGGCAGGAGCCCAACTCCAAGCTGGAGAAAGCAGACATCCTGGAGATGACTGTGAGCTTCCTgtggcagcagctgcagccggGCCTCCGTCACAGCACAGACTACAACCAAGGCTACTCTCACTGCTGGAGGGACTCCGTCACTCCTCAGCAGGAGAAGCAGCTAGATCAGGCCCAGAGAGCCAGAAACTCATCCACAGTCTGCTCCACCCTCAGGCCCACCACGCTGCaggacaacagcagcagcaaaggcCCCGTGTGGAGGCCCTGGTAg
- the tas1r1 gene encoding taste receptor type 1 member 1, whose translation MDVFGGVFLSLGWLMLQLADGELDYISQGQGLQLQGDFILAGLFPLHFEPESTGSSSLPALVNCNLGKVNQHGYHLMQAMRFAVEEINNSTGPHPLLPGVKLGYQMYDGCTKSTAILAAVDLLEHWGPLTSGTQRDKDSNFNNSSQRGVALIGPDSSSKTLTPAVLLGSYLIPQISYQSSNEKLSNKFVYPSFFRTIPSDKNQVAAMIQLLVRFNWTWVAILGSDNAYGLDGMQSLTTQAPDYGICIAYQGIIPAYSDDKNQTMRNIVQNLLKTQVNTIVVFSNKVEFSYLIPFVIEKKVTDKVWIGSEDWSASSLISGIPGVQTIGTVLGVSIKYSNMSGFQEFEAKVLEAAMHYSDTQEVSNVNTNSGNDCVQSTGLYNLARMDFPLEKNDVTSSANVYKATYAVAHALHQALGCDTGECQKRRVYPWELLSWLKQVQFTVQNTSVYFDANGDPPTGYDIVCWIWRGPNWSVREVGSFSPNPTTLTINADLIEWHNAGESSQVPKSICSPPCPSGHRKLLTGQHTCCFDCLPCPAATFLNLSDPTTCQQCLSEEWAPPSSDQCLKRTVLLLAWDDPLAIALLVFLASCLLMTSSSAIILLLNLNTPVAKSAGGRTCLLMLAALTAAAMSSLCHFGQPSPLACILKQPLFIISFTVCLACITVRSLQVVCIFKFASKLPPAYDKWAKKSGPEITIFLVSATLLLVSVFRVAIDPPKPSQDLDFYHDSIVLECSNTLSPGSAIELGYVAVLSILCFSFSYMGKDLPANYNEAKSITFSLMVYMISWMSFFTLYLISRGPFTIAAYVFAILFSVLAFFWGYFLPKIYIIVLKPEMNTTAHFQNCIQMYTMSQK comes from the exons ATGGACGTGTTTGGTGGCGTGTTTTTGTCCTTAGGCTGGCTGATGCTGCAGTTGGCTGATGGGGAACTGGATTACATCTCTCAGGGTCAGGGGTTGCAACTGCAGGGTGACTTCATCCTCGCTGGACTCTTTCCTCTCCACTTCGAACCTGAATCAACTGGTAGTAGTAGTTTGCCTGCTTTGGTTAATTGCAATCT AGGTAAAGTCAACCAACACGGATATCACCTGATGCAAGCCATGAGATTTGCTGTGGAAGAAATCAACAACAGCACCGGGCCACATCCTCTTTTACCAGGAGTGAAGCTGGGCTATCAGATGTACGACGGCTGCACGAAATCGACTGCTATCCTGGCCGCAGTGGACTTGCTGGAGCACTGGGGCCCCTTAACATCtgggacacagagagacaaagattCAAACTTCAACAACAGCAGTCAGAGAGGAGTGGCTTTGATTGGGCcggacagcagcagcaaaacGCTCACCCCTGCTGTTTTACTGGGGTCCTATCTTATACCACAA ATCTCTTATCAATCATCAAACGAAAAGCTGAGCAACAAGTTCGTCTATCCATCCTTTTTCCGCACGATTCCCAGCGACAAGAACCAGGTGGCAGCCATGATCCAGCTTCTGGTTCGTTTCAACTGGACCTGGGTTGCCATTTTAGGCAGTGACAACGCCTATGGCCTGGATGGAATGCAAAGCCTAACCACGCAAGCACCAGACTACGGCATCTGCATCGCCTACCAAGGAATCATCCCAGCTTACTCAGATGACAAAAATCAGACCATGAGGAACATCGTGCAGAATTTACTGAAGACCCAAGTCAACACCATTGTGGTCTTCTCCAACAAGGTAGAATTCAGTTATTTAATCCCATTCGTCATTGAGAAGAAGGTGACAGATAAGGTATGGATCGGGTCAGAGGACTGGTCAGCGTCTTCTCTTATATCAGGCATACCTGGGGTCCAAACCATCGGTACTGTGCTTGGCGTGTCCATCAAATATTCAAACATGTCTGGCTTTCAGGAGTTTGAAGCGAAGGTGTTGGAGGCCGCAATGCACTACAGTGACACTCAGGAAGTCTCTAATGTTAACACAAACTCGGGCAATGACTGTGTACAGAGCACAGGCTTGTACAACCTCGCCAGGATGGATTTTCCTCTGGAGAAAAATGACGTCACCTCCTCTGCCAATGTGTATAAGGCAACGTATGCTGTAGCTCATGCTCTGCACCAGGCACTTGGCTGTGATACTGGAGAGTGCCAGAAGAGGAGGGTGTATCCGTGGGAG CTTCTCTCGTGGCTCAAGCAGGTGCAATTCACTGTCCAAAACACCTCTGTCTATTTTGATGCGAACGGTGACCCGCCCACAGGATATGACATCGTTTGCTGGATTTGGAGGGGGCCGAACTGGTCTGTCAGAGAGGTGGGCTCTTTCAGCCCAAATCCCACTACGCTCACAATTAATGCTGATCTAATCGAGTGGCACAACGCAGGAGAATCAAGTCAG GTGCCAAAGTCCATCTGCTCTCCACCTTGCCCAAGTGGACACAGGAAGCTGCTGACAGGGCAACACACATGCTGCTTCGACTGCCTGCCCTGTCCCGCTGCTACATTCCTTAATCTGAGCG ATCCCACTACATGCCAGCAGTGTCTGTCAGAGGAGTGGGCTCCCCCGAGCAGCGATCAGTGTCTGAAAAGGACCGTCCTGCTGCTCGCCTGGGATGACCCCCTCGCCATCGCCCTGCTCGTCTTTCTGGCCAGCTGTCTTCTCATGACCTCCAGCTCTGCAATAATCCTCCTGCTCAACCTGAACACGCCAGTGGCCAAGTCCGCCGGAGGCCGCACCTGCCTCCTGATGCTGGCAGCCCTGACTGCCGCTGCCATGAGCTCTTTGTGCCATTTTGGCCAGCCGTCGCCTCTGGCCTGCATCCTCAAGCAGCCCCTATTCATTATCAGCTTCACTGTGTGCCTGGCCTGCATCACTGTGCGCTCCCTCCAGGTCgtctgcatttttaaatttgcatcCAAGCTGCCGCCGGCCTATGATAAGTGGGCCAAAAAAAGTGGGCCAGAGATCACCATTTTCCTTGTGTCTGCCACCCTCTTGCTTGTATCTGTGTTCCGTGTGGCCATCGACCCTCCCAAGCCAAGCCAGGATCTCGACTTCTACCACGACAGCATTGTGCTGGAGTGCAGTAACACCCTCTCACCTGGTTCAGCTATTGAGCTTGGTTATGTAGCAGTGCTCAGCatcctctgcttctctttcagcTACATGGGCAAAGACCTGCCAGCCAACTACAACGAGGCCAAGAGTATCACCTTCAGCCTCATGGTGTACATGATCTCTTGGATGAGCTTCTTCACTCTCTACCTCATCAGCAGGGGCCCCTTTACCATAGCCGCATACGTGTTTGCCATACTCTTCAGCGTCCTGGCCTTCTTCTGGGGCTACTTCCTGCCCAAAATTTATATAATTGTCTTGAAGCCGGAAATGAACACGACTGCCCATTTCCAGAATTGCATTCAAATGTATACCATGAGCCAAAAATGA
- the LOC141000037 gene encoding transcription factor HES-5-like, producing the protein MAPTVFGQASFPKEHLTPAHKLRKPMVEKLRRDRINTSIEQLKSLLGPEFLRQQPDSKQEKADILEMAVAYLRGWQQQKQQPSSLTSGLMTAGDGYSRCVQEAVSFLSHCDVQTQTHRRLLSHFQGLQASSRTSHSPSTLSPPGSPLHQVNSSKGVSQASGALWRPW; encoded by the exons ATGGCTCCCACTGTGTTTGGACAAGCAAGCTTTCCTAAGGAACACCTGACTCCTGCTCATAAG ctGAGAAAGCCAATGGTTGAGAAACTGCGCAGAGACCGCATCAACACCAGCATCGAGCAGCTGAAGTCCCTGCTGGGCCCTGAGTTCCTCAGGCAGCAGCCCGACTCCAAGCAGGAGAAGGCGGACATCTTGGAGATGGCCGTGGCCTATCTGAGAGGctggcagcagcagaagcagcagccgTCCAGCCTGACCTCTGGCTTGATGACGGCCGGCGATGGCTACTCCCGGTGCGTGCAGGAGGCCGTCAGCTTCCTGTCCCACTGCGATGTCCAGACCCAGACCCACAGAAGGCTGCTCAGCCACTTCCAGGGTCTGCAGGCGTCCAGCAGGACCAGCCACAGTCCCTCCACCCTCTCCCCTCCTGGCTCTCCGCTCCATCAGGTCAACTCCAGCAAGGGTGTGAGCCAGGCCAGTGGTGCTCTGTGGAGGCCCTGGTAG